The following are encoded together in the Robertmurraya sp. FSL R5-0851 genome:
- a CDS encoding ABC transporter permease, producing the protein MQELIKAEAGKEAVMPNQAEKRVTKLSKKLHYIRENYFLYLLIAPAIILTIIFKYIPMYGAIIAFKDFSTIKGILGSEWVGIENFTKFLSSPNFGTIFMSTLKLSFYGLILGFPIPIILALMLNQVRRAAIKKNVQLVLYAPNFISVVVIVGMLFIFLSPTGPINQVVTMLTGEPIGFLSDPDYFRSIYILSGIWQAAGWSSIIYVAALANVDPELHNAATLDGANIIQRMIHIDLPTLKPLMAVTFILGAGGIMAIGFEKAYLMQTSMNLPTSEILPTYVYKVGLQAGDYAYSAAVGLFNSIINVILLVVVNYIVKKLNEGEGLY; encoded by the coding sequence ATGCAGGAATTAATAAAAGCGGAAGCAGGCAAAGAGGCTGTGATGCCCAATCAGGCGGAGAAAAGGGTAACGAAACTAAGCAAGAAATTACATTATATCCGAGAAAACTATTTTCTCTATTTGTTAATTGCGCCCGCTATTATTCTCACGATCATTTTTAAATATATTCCTATGTACGGTGCGATCATTGCTTTTAAAGATTTTAGTACGATCAAAGGAATACTGGGTAGCGAATGGGTTGGCATTGAAAACTTTACAAAGTTTTTGTCCTCACCAAACTTTGGAACGATTTTTATGAGCACACTGAAACTCAGCTTTTATGGGCTAATCCTTGGATTTCCCATACCCATCATCCTCGCGCTTATGTTGAATCAAGTACGACGTGCGGCTATTAAAAAGAATGTTCAGCTTGTCCTGTACGCACCTAATTTTATCTCTGTCGTTGTTATTGTGGGGATGCTTTTTATCTTTTTATCACCAACAGGTCCTATCAATCAGGTGGTCACGATGTTGACAGGGGAGCCGATTGGGTTCTTGTCTGACCCGGATTATTTTAGAAGTATCTATATCCTATCTGGAATCTGGCAAGCGGCCGGCTGGTCATCCATTATTTATGTAGCGGCGCTAGCAAATGTGGATCCTGAATTGCATAATGCTGCTACCCTAGATGGAGCCAATATTATACAAAGAATGATTCATATCGATTTGCCAACCTTAAAGCCATTGATGGCTGTAACGTTCATCTTAGGTGCAGGGGGAATCATGGCGATTGGATTTGAAAAAGCGTATTTGATGCAAACATCGATGAACCTACCAACTTCTGAAATTCTTCCAACCTATGTTTACAAAGTGGGTTTACAAGCAGGCGATTATGCTTACTCAGCAGCAGTTGGGTTATTTAACTCAATCATAAACGTTATCCTTCTAGTTGTTGTGAACTATATCGTAAAGAAACTGAATGAAGGCGAAGGATTATATTAA
- a CDS encoding carbohydrate ABC transporter permease encodes MNIKYTRMDRMILTLNNIFLFLAVLVVLVPLVYVVLASFMDPTVLLNKGISFNLSDWSLKGYKLILGNDAMLKGFINSVLYSVGFAVVTVVVSLFAAYPLSVNGFVGKNFFMTMFIITMFFSGGLIPTYLLVKDLGMLNTIWAIILPGAINVWNIILARTYFKGIPYELHEAAKVDGASDFLIFFKIVLPLSKPIIFVLAMYAFVGQWNSYFDAMIYLDDPNLHPLQLVLRSILIQNSTDPGMISDQLAMAELKKLSEMIKYSSIVISSLPLIVMYPFFQKYFEKGVMVGSLK; translated from the coding sequence ATGAATATCAAGTATACGCGGATGGACCGGATGATATTAACCTTAAATAATATCTTTCTCTTTCTAGCAGTGTTAGTCGTATTGGTTCCTTTAGTGTATGTGGTATTAGCCTCATTTATGGATCCAACTGTTCTATTAAATAAAGGAATCTCTTTTAATCTCTCGGATTGGAGTTTGAAAGGCTATAAGCTCATTCTTGGAAATGATGCCATGCTAAAAGGCTTTATCAATTCGGTTCTGTATTCGGTTGGCTTTGCGGTTGTTACCGTTGTGGTGTCACTGTTTGCAGCCTATCCACTTTCAGTTAACGGATTTGTCGGAAAAAACTTCTTTATGACGATGTTTATCATCACGATGTTTTTTAGCGGTGGATTGATACCAACCTACCTGCTTGTAAAAGACTTAGGGATGTTAAATACGATTTGGGCGATCATTCTTCCAGGTGCCATCAATGTGTGGAATATCATCCTTGCAAGAACGTATTTCAAGGGAATTCCATACGAGCTGCATGAAGCAGCGAAGGTAGATGGGGCTTCTGATTTTCTTATCTTCTTTAAAATTGTACTGCCACTATCCAAACCGATTATTTTCGTTTTAGCCATGTACGCATTCGTAGGACAGTGGAATTCGTACTTTGATGCGATGATTTACTTGGATGACCCCAATCTTCATCCATTGCAGCTTGTATTACGTTCCATATTGATCCAAAACTCAACAGATCCTGGAATGATTAGCGATCAGTTGGCGATGGCTGAACTGAAAAAGCTGTCAGAAATGATTAAATACTCATCAATTGTCATTTCGAGTCTACCGCTTATTGTGATGTATCCATTCTTCCAAAAGTACTTTGAAAAAGGTGTTATGGTCGGTTCATTAAAATAA
- a CDS encoding cache domain-containing sensor histidine kinase → MFFSLRNRLFLVFTCLLTIPFVVFSFLVPSWFSSVIEEQTQDLTVEMMDQYSLYIQSITTQAEDLGKQILVNPTTLQWMKTDNVSSDVTKNQRLLIRNQMKSLLASMTVNNSNGMSVGVMLNDGTGAWGNNPLLKQENWYKEYMRDGTSFVASHTDPYQPTPGNINSYISPLIDMNTLASYGIIKVNFPTELLETALNKNKIGQSGHAYLLNRRGENVLTGEISTPKRVLSTSLTKINNSKENNGLIEVKLNNETYFVFYQKLSVGGWILLSEVTKSDLFSKANDLRHRMLTISGFVFLLTILASYMLSSNIVSPLGKLAKAMGFIERGDFAGAKRFMPTIKSQNNEVGYLVNVFGHTVDQLKTRIETEYEANIRRKDAEYKALLLQINPHFMNNTLEIIGGLAAQGKNREVMNVSVYLGRMMRYSLNTHNDEVTLGEEMSYIRSYTNILKMRYMDTISITIEEDSFAKHHPMIKFILQPLVENAVKYSFSEKSYADIFIQTKMLDDQLLLIVEDKGEGMSDDLLVDLLHQEDTKESTSVLQSKGTSIGLRNVLGRLKLYYGENFSYQIDSTKGIGTKIQLCIKDSGGDPRC, encoded by the coding sequence ATGTTCTTTTCATTACGTAATCGTTTATTTTTGGTTTTTACCTGTTTGTTAACCATTCCATTTGTCGTCTTCTCCTTCTTAGTTCCAAGTTGGTTTTCTTCTGTTATCGAAGAACAGACCCAGGATTTAACTGTGGAGATGATGGATCAATATTCGTTGTATATCCAATCAATCACCACTCAGGCGGAGGATTTAGGTAAACAAATTCTTGTTAATCCAACGACATTGCAGTGGATGAAGACAGATAACGTATCATCGGATGTGACAAAAAATCAAAGATTATTAATCAGGAATCAAATGAAGAGTCTTCTTGCTTCAATGACGGTTAATAACTCAAATGGAATGTCCGTCGGGGTCATGCTCAATGATGGCACGGGTGCATGGGGAAACAACCCCCTTTTAAAGCAGGAAAACTGGTATAAGGAATATATGAGGGATGGAACCTCGTTTGTCGCGTCCCATACGGATCCCTATCAACCCACTCCAGGGAATATTAATAGTTATATATCACCATTGATAGATATGAATACACTCGCGTCCTATGGCATCATCAAGGTGAATTTTCCAACTGAATTGCTTGAGACGGCTTTAAATAAAAACAAGATTGGACAAAGTGGACATGCCTATTTGTTAAATAGAAGAGGAGAGAATGTATTAACAGGGGAGATTTCTACACCGAAACGGGTGCTTTCGACTAGCTTAACAAAAATCAATAATAGTAAAGAAAATAATGGATTAATAGAAGTAAAGTTGAACAATGAAACATACTTCGTGTTTTATCAAAAATTATCTGTTGGTGGTTGGATTTTACTTAGTGAAGTAACGAAGTCGGACTTATTTTCAAAGGCGAACGATCTGCGCCATCGCATGCTTACGATCTCTGGATTTGTTTTCTTACTTACTATTTTGGCCTCGTACATGCTTTCATCCAATATTGTCAGTCCGTTAGGGAAGTTGGCAAAAGCAATGGGCTTTATCGAAAGAGGAGATTTTGCCGGTGCTAAGCGGTTTATGCCAACGATTAAATCTCAAAACAATGAAGTTGGTTATCTAGTAAATGTATTTGGACATACAGTCGATCAACTAAAAACAAGAATTGAGACCGAATATGAGGCAAATATTCGGAGGAAAGATGCAGAATACAAAGCCTTGTTGCTACAGATTAACCCTCATTTTATGAATAATACGCTTGAAATCATCGGTGGCTTGGCAGCTCAAGGGAAAAATAGAGAAGTGATGAATGTTAGCGTTTATTTAGGACGAATGATGAGGTATTCTCTAAATACTCATAATGACGAGGTCACTTTAGGGGAAGAAATGAGCTATATTCGCAGTTATACCAATATTTTAAAGATGAGATATATGGACACCATTTCTATTACAATTGAGGAAGATAGCTTTGCCAAGCACCATCCAATGATTAAATTTATCCTCCAGCCACTAGTGGAAAATGCAGTAAAATATAGCTTTAGCGAGAAAAGTTATGCTGATATCTTTATTCAAACAAAAATGCTTGATGACCAATTACTATTGATAGTGGAAGATAAAGGTGAGGGAATGTCGGATGATCTATTAGTTGATCTTCTTCATCAGGAAGATACAAAAGAATCAACAAGTGTTCTCCAAAGTAAGGGGACGAGTATTGGTCTCAGAAATGTTCTCGGTCGATTAAAGCTTTACTACGGGGAGAACTTTTCTTATCAAATTGATTCTACCAAAGGGATAGGGACAAAAATCCAGCTGTGTATTAAGGATAGTGGAGGTGACCCGAGATGCTGA
- a CDS encoding ABC transporter substrate-binding protein has product MEKRMVYLLSFVIFLALLFIILFLLQPDGKEEKEAQPKAGQKTLLTFWRNRGNDAENKAYEELVSSFEKANPDIDIQMKTIPYSDYEVRLRTEIATGTPPDIMAIDSPTLALYANAGSLLSIDTYMKSEGNIEDFPKSTLRGLSYNDQIYLAPIAESSIALFYNKHVLKEAGVPFPSPNPDEPLTWDEVIEIAKKVTNPEKGIMGIDPGQGFGEGEAPAYFKMPFLWQFGADVLSPDATTASGYLDSEKAIEALQLYQDFYHEQGVASVEMGTDDFIKGKLAMSVLGSWTLKDFERNADFTLGEDFGVAPLPKGPYQVSPNGGWALGISSQSKYPNEAWKFIKYVTGYEGMKKYVTITSDLPARYSVVKDIPELNQYPLNIFIEQTLRHSQNRPVTPAYPVVSNAIRVLFEDIGIGGKDVHTSAKEAVEKINAGIQEFQKP; this is encoded by the coding sequence ATGGAAAAACGGATGGTTTACCTTCTATCTTTCGTTATTTTTCTTGCCCTGTTGTTCATTATTCTTTTCCTCCTCCAACCGGATGGAAAAGAAGAGAAAGAGGCACAACCAAAGGCTGGGCAAAAGACCTTGCTAACGTTTTGGAGAAACAGAGGAAATGATGCAGAAAATAAAGCTTATGAAGAATTAGTTTCTTCCTTTGAAAAGGCGAATCCGGATATCGATATTCAGATGAAAACCATTCCTTACAGCGACTATGAAGTGAGACTCCGGACAGAAATTGCAACAGGAACTCCTCCCGATATAATGGCAATAGATAGCCCAACACTTGCCCTTTATGCTAATGCAGGATCGCTCTTATCTATTGATACGTACATGAAAAGTGAGGGAAATATTGAGGACTTCCCAAAGTCTACTTTAAGAGGGTTAAGCTATAATGACCAAATCTATTTAGCCCCCATTGCTGAATCGAGCATTGCTCTCTTTTATAATAAGCATGTTCTGAAAGAAGCAGGGGTTCCTTTCCCATCACCCAATCCGGATGAACCATTAACTTGGGACGAAGTGATTGAGATAGCCAAAAAAGTAACCAATCCGGAAAAAGGGATCATGGGCATTGATCCTGGCCAAGGATTTGGAGAAGGAGAAGCACCTGCCTACTTTAAAATGCCCTTCTTGTGGCAGTTTGGAGCTGATGTGTTGAGTCCAGATGCAACAACAGCAAGTGGATATTTGGATTCAGAGAAGGCAATTGAGGCACTGCAATTATACCAGGATTTCTATCATGAGCAAGGAGTTGCTTCAGTAGAAATGGGAACAGATGACTTTATTAAAGGAAAGCTCGCGATGAGTGTATTAGGATCGTGGACACTTAAGGACTTTGAAAGAAATGCAGATTTTACTCTTGGGGAGGATTTTGGAGTTGCACCATTACCGAAGGGTCCGTATCAGGTGTCTCCTAATGGAGGGTGGGCACTTGGAATCTCGTCGCAGTCCAAATATCCGAACGAAGCATGGAAGTTTATTAAGTACGTAACTGGATACGAGGGAATGAAGAAATATGTCACGATTACAAGTGATCTACCGGCCAGATACTCCGTAGTAAAAGATATCCCGGAACTGAATCAGTATCCATTAAATATTTTTATTGAGCAAACGCTTAGGCACTCACAAAATCGTCCAGTCACTCCAGCCTATCCAGTCGTAAGCAATGCGATTCGAGTTTTATTTGAAGACATTGGTATCGGAGGGAAGGATGTTCATACCTCCGCCAAAGAGGCTGTCGAAAAGATTAATGCAGGGATACAGGAATTTCAGAAACCATAA
- a CDS encoding response regulator transcription factor, with protein sequence MLKVLITDDEKQVRMGLRMKIDWEEEGFEIIGEASNGKEALEWLRTMKTDVVITDMRMPIMDGLELAKCCFEEFPQVKVIVLSGYSDFEYVRGSMQKGVKDYLLKPVAPDELEEALRKIRKETEEEKKKQAEAAQMRHLAMSHLQEVQEQYLLYLVKEEWTKSSMVKERLRQLHLEDMASDSREFRFITVEIRDKNEQALRLKELWLPFQMMCKEIAQNEKGLYPFYDPSYANMIHFLKVIDKEQDTLPSLVRDIQKNVQNLLQLETVIGLGSVVEGVANLKNGYISSLLAWSKSQLGPRSQIIDASHLQEDDFEFSSDMERKLMNAVETANLGLFKANLETLLGRNEAQSIMAFSFLSNRVLFLLGSAARKYDMETSDVQSMMWGCQQSIWELNSFPKVIEQLTELGQLIIEKVRTARFSNGKLIIEGVRQYLDQHYANEISLTFLSEMFHINSAHLSETFKHQVGQNFSDYLLNVRMEKAKEFLKDKQLKIIDVANLVGYSNSGYFSTVFKKHFQQTPADFRQSYEEKIGRI encoded by the coding sequence ATGCTGAAGGTACTCATCACAGATGACGAAAAGCAAGTGCGAATGGGGCTTCGGATGAAGATTGATTGGGAAGAAGAGGGATTTGAAATCATTGGAGAAGCATCTAATGGAAAAGAAGCCTTAGAATGGTTGCGAACGATGAAAACAGACGTTGTCATCACTGATATGAGAATGCCAATTATGGATGGTCTTGAATTGGCAAAATGCTGCTTTGAAGAATTTCCACAGGTGAAAGTGATCGTGCTGTCTGGATACTCTGATTTTGAATACGTCAGAGGTTCCATGCAAAAGGGAGTAAAGGATTATTTATTAAAACCTGTTGCTCCCGATGAACTAGAAGAAGCTTTAAGAAAAATTCGCAAAGAAACAGAAGAAGAGAAGAAAAAGCAGGCAGAAGCTGCCCAAATGAGACATCTCGCCATGAGCCACCTCCAAGAAGTACAAGAACAATATTTGCTTTACCTAGTAAAGGAAGAGTGGACGAAGTCATCAATGGTTAAAGAAAGACTTCGCCAACTTCATTTAGAAGATATGGCAAGTGATAGCAGAGAATTCCGTTTTATAACAGTTGAAATCAGAGATAAAAACGAGCAAGCCCTTCGTTTAAAAGAATTATGGCTCCCTTTTCAAATGATGTGCAAAGAAATCGCACAGAATGAGAAGGGATTGTATCCGTTTTATGATCCTAGTTATGCGAATATGATTCATTTTTTAAAGGTTATAGACAAGGAACAGGATACGCTTCCAAGCCTGGTCCGAGATATTCAGAAAAATGTACAAAATCTACTTCAATTAGAGACCGTGATTGGCTTGGGCAGTGTGGTTGAGGGGGTAGCTAACCTGAAAAATGGGTATATTTCTAGTTTACTAGCTTGGAGCAAGAGCCAATTAGGTCCTCGTTCTCAGATTATAGATGCGTCTCATCTACAGGAAGACGATTTTGAATTTTCGTCAGATATGGAAAGAAAACTGATGAATGCGGTAGAAACGGCCAATTTAGGATTATTTAAGGCAAATCTAGAGACTCTTTTAGGAAGAAACGAAGCTCAGTCCATTATGGCCTTCTCCTTCCTCTCGAACCGGGTACTATTTTTATTAGGATCAGCTGCCCGTAAATATGATATGGAAACAAGCGACGTTCAGAGCATGATGTGGGGTTGTCAGCAAAGTATTTGGGAATTGAATTCTTTCCCTAAAGTGATTGAACAGCTGACAGAGTTAGGTCAACTGATTATTGAAAAAGTAAGAACGGCTCGATTTTCGAATGGAAAATTGATTATTGAGGGTGTTCGTCAGTACTTGGATCAGCATTATGCCAATGAAATCTCTCTTACCTTTTTATCAGAAATGTTTCATATTAATAGCGCTCATTTGTCAGAAACCTTTAAACATCAAGTGGGACAAAATTTTAGCGATTATCTTCTGAATGTAAGAATGGAAAAAGCAAAGGAATTTTTGAAGGACAAGCAGCTTAAGATCATTGATGTGGCCAATTTGGTTGGTTATTCGAACTCTGGTTACTTTAGTACGGTTTTTAAAAAGCATTTTCAGCAAACACCTGCAGATTTTCGTCAGTCATACGAAGAAAAAATAGGAAGGATATGA